From one Mustela nigripes isolate SB6536 chromosome 16, MUSNIG.SB6536, whole genome shotgun sequence genomic stretch:
- the TRAPPC1 gene encoding trafficking protein particle complex subunit 1, whose protein sequence is MTVHNLYLFDRNGVCLHYSEWHRKKQAGIPKEEEYKLMYGMLFSIRSFVSKMSPLDMKDGFLAFQTSRYKLHYYETPTGIKVVMNTDLGVGPIRDVLHHIYSALYVELVVKNPLCPLGQTVQSELFRSRLDSYVRSLPFFSARAG, encoded by the exons ATGACTGTTCACAACCTGTACCTGTTTGACCGGAATGGAGTGTGCCTTCATTACAGCGAGTGGCACCGCAAGAAGCAAGCGGGGATCCCCAAAGAGGAG gAGTACAAGCTGATGTATGGGATGCTTTTCTCTATCCGCTCCTTTGTCAGCAAGATGTCCCCGCTAGACAT GAAGGATGGCTTCCTGGCCTTCCAAACTAGCCGTTACAAGCTCCATTACTACGAGACGCCCACTGGGATCAAGGTTGTCATGAATACTGACTTGGGCGTTGGACCCATCCGGGATGTGCTGCATCATATCTACAGTGCG CTATATGTGGAGCTGGTGGTGAAGAACCCCCTGTGCCCACTGGGCCAAACTGTGCAAAGTGAGCTCTTCCGGTCCCGGCTGGACTCCTACGTCCgctctctgcctttcttctctgcccGCGCTGGCTGA
- the KCNAB3 gene encoding voltage-gated potassium channel subunit beta-3, translating to MQVSIACTEQNLRSRSSEDRLCGPRPGPGGGNGGPVGGGHGNPPGGGGSGPKARAALVPRPPAPAGALRESTGRGTGMKYRNLGKSGLRVSCLGLGTWVTFGSQISDETAEDVLTVAYEHGVNLFDTAEVYAAGKAERTLGNILKSKGWRRSSYVITTKIFWGGQAETERGLSRKHIIEGLQGSLERLQLGYVDIVFANRSDPNSPMEEIVRAMTYVINQGLALYWGTSRWGAAEIMEAYSMARQFNLIPPVCEQAEHHLFQREKVETQLPELYHKIGVGSVTWSPLACGLITSKYDGRVPDTCRATVKGYQWLKDKVQGEGGKKQQQAKVMDLLPIAHQLGCTVAQLAIAWCLRSESVSSVLLGVSSAEQLMEHLGALQVLSQLTPQTVMEIDGLLGNKPHSKK from the exons ATGCAGGTGTCTATTGCGTGTACCGAGCAGAACCTTCGCAGCCGGAGCAGTGAGGACCGTCTGTGTGGACCCCGGCCGGGCCCCGGGGGCGGTAATGGCGGGCCGGTCGGCGGGGGGCATGGGAATCCTCCGGGGGGAGGAGGGTCGGGCCCCAAGGCCCGGGCCGCACTGGTCCCCCGACCCCCAGCGCCCGCTGGGGCCCTCCGAGAGAGCACCGGCAGAGGCACTGGCATGAAATACAG GAACCTAGGCAAGTCTGGTCTGCGGGTGTCCTGTCTTGGCCTAG GCACCTGGGTCACGTTTGGTTCTCAAATATCGGATGAG ACGGCAGAGGACGTGCTGACAGTGGCCTATGAGCACGGTGTAAACCTGTTTGACACGGCTGAAGTCTACGCAGCGGGGAA GGCTGAAAGAACCCTCGGGAACATCCTTAAGAGCAAAGGATGGAG gAGATCAAGCTATGTCATCACCACCAAGATTTTTTGGGGAGGACA GGCAGAAACCGAGCGAGGCCTGAGCCGCAAACACATTATCGAGG gctTGCAAGGATCCCTGGAGCGCCTCCAGTTGGGATACGTGGACATCGTCTTCGCCAACCGCTCAGACCCCAACAGTCCCATGGAGG AGATTGTGCGAGCCATGACCTATGTCATTAACCAGGGCCTGGCCCTCTATTGGGGGACATCCCGGTGGGGAGCTGCGGAAATCATG GAGGCCTACTCCATGGCTAGACAGTTCAATCTGATCCCCCCAGTGTGTGAGCAAGCTGAGCACCACCTGTtccagagggagaaggtggagaCGCAGCTGCCGGAGCTCTACCACAAAATTG GTGTTGGATCAGTCACTTGGTCCCCTCTGGCTTGTGGCCTCATCACTAGCAAGTATGATGGGCGAGTCCCAGATACCTGCAGGGCCACTGTCAAG GGCTACCAGTGGCTCAAGGACAAGGTGCAGGGTGAGGGTGGCAAGAAGCAGCAACAAGCCAAAGTCATGGACCTTCTTCCCATCGCTCACCAGCTGGGCTGCACAGTGGCCCAGCTGGCTATTG CATGGTGTCTCCGCAGCGAGAGTGTCAGCTCAGTCCTCCTGGGGGTGTCAAGTGCAGAGCAGCTGATGGAACACCTGGGAGCCCTGCAG GTTCTGAGCCAGCTGACCCCGCAGACGGTGATGGAGATAGACGGGCTCCTGGGGAACAAGCCGCATTCCAAGAAGTAG